One Brassica napus cultivar Da-Ae chromosome C2, Da-Ae, whole genome shotgun sequence DNA window includes the following coding sequences:
- the LOC106347482 gene encoding FT-interacting protein 3-like has product MSNIKLGVEVISAHGLFQGDKQNSCSPFVELKFDNQIFRTTTKPNDPNPVWHESFYFLVSDPSFLSTHTLEAHVFSYQDESDAKPFLGKVRVNGTSFVPRSEAAPFNYPLEKRSVFSRARGELGLRVFITDDPSVSVSPRVYIPSPRREPVSSLITDDADERRELKKPITRTFYNATPSVNQQQPATKNYGMHEMRAAAPMPPRVVQYNGPAPPSDFSVKETSPFLGGGQIIGGRVVRGTKRPASGTYDLVEEMRFLFVRVVKARDLPDRDLTGSLDPYVEVKIGNFKGVTRHLDKNSEPEWNQVFAFAKENLQSNVLEIVVKDKDFVLDDYVGTVRFDLHEVQSRVPPDSPLAPEWYRLENKRQEKKKRAEIMLAVWEGTQADEAFGDAVFSDSLTSSDSSDIISANLRSKVYHSPRLWYLRVRIIEAQDVIIVSDKSRLPEAFVRIQIGNQMLKTRVSQRTFHPTWDQEFMFVVAEPFEENLVLSVEDHSEPNRDEPVGKAVIPLAAIEKRTDDKKFRSRWFHLEDSISDAMDEDKAKKVKFATRIHVAAALEGGYHVFDESTYYSSDLRPTAKPLWKPPIGVLELGILNANGLHPVKTRDGKGVSDTYVVAKYGHKWVRSRTVINSLSPKYNEQYTWEVFDPATVLTICVFDNGHFGGGNNRDQTIGKVRIRLSTLQSGRVYTNAYPLLVLQPSGLKKRGELHLAVRFTCTSVSNMLMKYTKPLLPKMHYTQPLSVNLQEVLRVQALNIMVTRLGRSEPPLRREVVEYMTDAKTHLFSMRRSKANFYRFTAVFSGVMSVWKWMGEVCSWRTPVTTALVHVLYTMLVRFPEMILPTVFLYMAVIGLWNYRFRPRFPPHMDTKLSYAESVNADELDEEFDIFPTMKAPDIVKMRYDRLRIVAGKIQSVVGDIAAQGERLQALLSWRDPRATAIFVTFCLIIAMVLYITPFKLFALLSGYYFMRHPRLRHRIPSAPLNFFRRLPAMTDSML; this is encoded by the exons ATGAGCAATATAAAGCTAGGCGTTGAAGTCATAAGCGCACATGGTCTATTTCAGGGAGACAAGCAAAACTCATGTAGCCCTTTCGTGGAGCTCAAGTTTGATAACCAGATATTCCGCACAACCACCAAACCCAACGATCCAAACCCCGTCTGGCACGAGTCTTTCTACTTCCTTGTCTCTGATCCTTCCTTCCTCTCCACCCATACACTCGAAGCCCATGTCTTCAGCTACCAGGACGAATCCGATGCTAAGCCCTTTCTTGGCAAAGTTCGAGTCAATGGAACATCCTTTGTTCCTCGCTCTGAAGCAGCTCCTTTCAACTACCCTCTAGAGAAACGCAGCGTTTTCTCTCGAGCGCGTGGGGAGCTTGGTTTGAGAGTCTTCATCACTGACGACCCTTCTGTCTCAGTATCTCCTCGAGTTTATATCCCGAGCCCGCGGAGAGAACCTGTAAGCTCCCTAATCACAGATGATGCTGATGAGAGAAGAGAGCTTAAGAAGCCTATAACACGTACGTTTTATAACGCTACCCCTTCAGTGAACCAACAACAGCCGGCAACGAAGAACTATGGCATGCACGAGATGAGAGCTGCTGCGCCAATGCCTCCAAGAGTAGTTCAATACAACGGTCCAGCTCCACCATCAGATTTCTCAGTCAAAGAGACGAGCCCTTTCCTGGGAGGTGGACAAATCATCGGAGGACGAGTGGTTCGTGGTACAAAGAGACCAGCAAGCGGCACATATGATCTCGTTGAAGAGATGAGGTTTCTCTTCGTGCGAGTCGTGAAGGCGCGTGACCTGCCCGACAGAGACCTTACGGGAAGCTTAGACCCGTACGTTGAAGTAAAAATAGGAAACTTCAAAGGCGTTACAAGACATTTGGACAAGAACTCGGAACCGGAGTGGAACCAGGTCTTTGCCTTTGCTAAAGAGAATCTTCAGTCGAATGTTCTTGAAATAGTGGTGAAGGATAAAGACTTTGTCCTTGACGATTACGTTGGGACTGTTCGGTTTGATCTCCATGAGGTTCAGTCTCGTGTTCCCCCGGATAGTCCTTTAGCTCCCGAGTGGTACAGACTTGAGAACAAAagacaagagaagaagaagagagctgAGATAATGCTTGCTGTCTGGGAAGGTACTCAAGCCGATGAAGCTTTCGGGGATGCGGTTTTCTCAGACTCATTGACATCTTCAGACAGTTCGGACATTATATCGGCCAACCTCCGCTCGAAAGTGTACCATTCTCCTCGGCTATGGTACCTAAGGGTGAGGATAATAGAGGCTCAGGACGTGATCATCGTCTCCGACAAGTCCCGTCTTCCTGAGGCCTTTGTGAGGATCCAGATTGGTAATCAGATGTTGAAGACTAGAGTCTCTCAGAGAACGTTTCATCCGACATGGGACCAGGAGTTCATGTTTGTAGTCGCCGAGCCGTTTGAAGAAAACCTGGTCCTCTCGGTGGAAGACCACTCTGAACCTAACAGAGATGAGCCTGTAGGCAAAGCTGTGATTCCTCTCGCTGCTATTGAGAAACGTACGGATGATAAAAAGTTTCGTAGCCGCTGGTTTCATCTCGAAGACTCGATCTCAGACGCAATGGATGAAGACAAAGCCAAGAAGGTGAAGTTCGCTACTAGGATCCATGTGGCCGCGGCTCTTGAAGGAGGCTACCACGTTTTCGATGAGTCCACTTACTACAGCAGCGATCTCAGGCCAACGGCGAAACCGCTCTGGAAACCGCCGATAGGAGTATTGGAGCTTGGGATACTTAACGCAAACGGGCTCCACCCGGTGAAAACTAGGGACGGGAAAGGTGTATCGGACACATACGTTGTTGCTAAATACGGTCACAAGTGGGTTCGGTCGAGAACTGTAATCAACAGCTTGAGTCCAAAGTACAATGAGCAGTACACATGGGAGGTTTTCGACCCCGCAACGGTCTTAACCATCTGCGTCTTCGACAACGGTCATTTCGGAGGAGGAAATAACAGAGATCAGACGATTGGGAAAGTACGTATCAGACTCTCCACTCTCCAGAGTGGTCGTGTGTACACAAACGCTTACCCATTACTTGTTTTACAACCATCTGGTCTCAAGAAAAGAGGCGAGCTTCACTTAGCCGTGAGGTTCACATGCACATCAGTCTCCAACATGCTGATGAAATACACAAAACCACTCTTGCCTAAGATGCATTACACACAGCCTTTATCCGTAAACCTACAGGAAGTGCTTAGGGTGCAGGCTCTCAACATAATGGTGACTCGACTAGGCCGGTCAGAGCCGCCTCTTAGACGTGAAGTTGTTGAGTATATGACGGATGCTAAGACCCATCTGTTCAGCATGAGGCGAAGCAAAGCCAACTTCTACAGGTTCACCGCGGTGTTTTCTGGAGTGATGTCGGTGTGGAAATGGATGGGGGAAGTGTGCAGCTGGAGGACGCCGGTGACGACGGCGCTGGTGCACGTGCTGTACACGATGCTTGTGAGGTTCCCGGAGATGATTTTGCCGACTGTGTTTCTTTACATGGCTGTGATTGGGCTGTGGAACTACAGGTTTAGGCCAAGGTTTCCTCCTCATATGGACACCAAACTGTCTTACGCAGAGAGTGTGAATGCTGATGAACTCGACGAAGAGTTTGACATCTTCCCGACCATGAAGGCTCCGGATATTGTTAAAATGAG GTACGACCGGCTGAGAATTGTAGCGGGGAAGATACAGTCGGTGGTGGGAGACATAGCAGCACAGGGAGAGCGCTTGCAGGCTCTGTTGAGCTGGCGTGATCCACGCGCCACCGCAATATTTGTGACGTTCTGTTTGATCATAGCCATGGTTCTGTACATAACACCTTTTAAATTGTTTGCTCTCCTATCTGGTTACTACTTCATGAGACACCCTAGGCTCCGACACCGTATTCCCTCCGCTCCACTCAACTTTTTCCGACGACTTCCGGCCATGACGGACTCTATGCTCTGA